Proteins from one Mytilus galloprovincialis chromosome 11, xbMytGall1.hap1.1, whole genome shotgun sequence genomic window:
- the LOC143050801 gene encoding uncharacterized protein LOC143050801 → MKGETGYKGMKGMQGMKGVKGMKGSKGTDGDKGTDGDKGTVGDKGMTGEKGTLGDKGMTGEKGTQGDKGQEGPQGAEGPKGMKGETGYKGMKGMQGMKGVKGMKGEKGTVGDKGMTGEKGTLGDKGMTGEKGTHGDIGEKGTQGDKGSKGMKGETGYKGMKGMQGMKGVKGMKGQKGTDGDKGTLGDKGMTGTKGTQGDKGMTGSKGTQGDKGMIGTQGDKGMSGDKGTQGDKGTKGMKGETGYKGMKGMQGMKGLKGMAGEKGTQGDKGITGFKGTQGDKGMTGEKGTQGDQGAKGMKGETGYKGMKGMQGMKGVKGMAGEKGTQGDKGTDGDKGTQGDKGMTGLKGTQGDKGMTGEKGTHGDIGAKGTQGDKGTKGMKGETGYKGMKGMQGMKGVKGMKGQKGTDGDKGTLGDKGMTGTKGTQGDKGMTGSKGTQGDKGMIGTQGAKGMKGETGYKGMKGMQGMKGVKGMKGSKGTDGDKGMTGEKGTQGDKGMTGEKGTIGDKGMTGAKGTQGDKGLTGTKGTQGDKGAKGMKGETGYKGMKGMQGMKGVKGMVGSKGTDGDKGTNGDKGENYMNCFCRLNNIILIICVKGATGSKGTQGDKGTAGDKGTIGDKGTQGDKGAKGMKGETGYKGMKGMQGMKGVKGMKGSKGTDGDKGTDGDKGTQGDKGTQGDKGTLGDKGMTGAKGTLGDKGAPGDGGGKGQQR, encoded by the exons ATGAAGGGAGAAACTGGATATAAAGGAATGAAAGGAATGCAGGGAATGAAAGGCGTCAAAGGAATGAAAGGATCAAAAGGAacagatggtgacaagggaactgATGGAGACAAAGGAACTGTGGGAGACAAAGGAATGACCGGCGAAAAGGGAACACTAGGGGATAAGGGAATGACAGGAGAAAAAGGAACACAAGGAGATAAGGGACAAGAAGGACCACAAGGTGCTGAAGGACCTAAAGGAATGAAGGGAGAGACGGGATATAAAGGCATGAAAGGAATGCAGGGAATGAAAGGGGTAAAAGGAATGAAGGGAGAAAAGGGAACTGTTGGAGACAAAGGGATGACCGGTGAAAAAGGAACACTAGGAGATAAGGGAATGACAGGAGAAAAGGGAACACATGGAGATATAGGAGAAAAGGGCACACAAGGCGACAAAGGATCAAAGGGAATGAAAGGAGAGACGGGATATAAAGGAATGAAGGGAATGCAAGGAATGAAAGGTGTTAAAGGAATGAAAGGTCAGAAAGGAACAGACGGAGATAAAGGAACTCTAGGAGATAAAGGTATGACAGGAACAAAAGGAACACAAGGAGATAAAGGAATGACTGGATCAAAGGGAACACAAGGTGATAAGGGTATGATCGGTACGCAAGGAGATAAAGGAATGTCAGGAGATAAAGGAACACAAGGGGACAAAGGTACAAAGGGAATGAAAGGGGAGACAGGATACAAAGGAATGAAAGGAATGCAGGGAATGAAAGGTCTTAAAGGCATGGCAGGCGAAAAAGGAACACAAGGAGACAAAGGAATTACTGGATTTAAGGGAACACAAGGAGATAAAGGAATGACAGGAGAGAAGGGAACGCAAGGTGATCAAGGTGCAAAGGGAATGAAAGGTGAGACAGGCTATAAAGGTATGAAAGGAATGCAGGGAATGAAAGGTGTTAAAGGCATGGCAGGCGAAAAAGGAACACAAGGTGACAAAGGAACTGATGGAGATAAAGGAACACAAGGAGATAAAGGAATGACTGGCTTGAAAGGAACTCAAGGAGACAAAGGAATGACAGGAGAAAAGGGAACACATGGAGATATAGGAGCAAAGGGCACACAGGGCGATAAAGGAACAAAGGGAATGAAAGGAGAGACGGGATATAAAGGAATGAAGGGAATGCAAGGAATGAAAGGTGTCAAGGGAATGAAAGGTCAGAAAGGCACAGACGGTGATAAAGGAACTCTAGGAGATAAAGGTATGACAGGAACAAAAGGAACACAAGGAGATAAAGGAATGACTGGATCAAAGGGAACACAAGGCGATAAGGGTATGATCGGTACGCAAGGAGCCAAAGGAATGAAGGGAGAGACGGGATATAAAGGCATGAAAGGAATGCAGGGAATGAAAGGTGTCAAAGGGATGAAAGGATCAAAAGGAACAGATGGAGATAAGGGTATGACCGGAGAAAAAGGAACACAAGGTGACAAGGGTATGACTGGGGAAAAAGGAACGATAGGTGACAAAGGAATGACTGGAGCAAAAGGAACCCAAGGGGATAAAGGATTGACAGGAACAAAAGGAACACAAGGCGATAAGGGAGCTAAAGGAATGAAAGGAGAGACGGGATATAAAGGCATGAAAGGAATGCAGGGAATGAAAGGCGTCAAAGGAATGGTAGGATCAAAAGGAACAGATGGTGACAAAGGAACGAATGGTGATAAAGGTGAGAATTACATGAACTGTTTTTGCCGACtaaataacattattttgattattt GTGTCAAGGGTGCAACTGGATCTAAGGGAACACAAGGGGACAAAGGCACAGCTGGTGATAAGGGCACAATAGGCGACAAAGGAACACAAGGCGATAAAGGAGCCAAAGGAATGAAGGGAGAAACAGGATATAAAGGAATGAAAGGGATGCAAGGAATGAAAGGTGTCAAAGGAATGAAGGGATCAAAAGGAACAGATGGTGACAAAGGAACTGATGGAGATAAAGGAACGCAAGGCGACAAAGGAACACAAGGCGACAAAGGCACACTAGGTGACAAAGGGATGACTGGAGCAAAAGGTACACTCGGTGATAAAGGTGCACCTGGAGATGGAGGAGGCAAAG gCCAGCAGCGTTGA
- the LOC143051225 gene encoding uncharacterized protein LOC143051225 — protein sequence MKGETGYKGMKGMQGMKGVKGMTGSKGTQGDKGTDGDKGTMGDKGMTGMKGTQGDIGAKGMKGETGYKGMKGMQGMKGVKGMKGQKGTDGDKGQPGEDGSKGTSGDKGATGENGTQGDKGTKGMKGEQGYKGMKGMQGMKGVKGMVGSKGTDGDKGEKGTLGDKGATGNKGTQGDKGMTGNKGTDGDKGETGNKGEQGEKGMKGETGYKGMKGMQGMKGVKGMTGDKGTQGDKGTDGDKGTQGDKGMTGQKGTQGDKGMVGTQGDKGMKGEKGTEGDKGMTGEKGTVLFQLYLCLMKNNASFFSKTF from the coding sequence ATGAAAGGAGAGACAGGTTACAAAGGAATGAAAGGTATGCAGGGTATGAAAGGTGTTAAAGGAATGACAGGGTCAAAAGGAACACAAGGTGACAAAGGAACTGATGGCGATAAAGGAACAATGGGAGACAAAGGAATGACAGGGATGAAAGGAACACAAGGCGATATAGGAGCCAAAGGAATGAAGGGAGAGACAGGCTACAAAGGAATGAAAGGAATGCAAGGAATGAAAGGTGTAAAAGGTATGAAAGGACAAAAAGGTACTGACGGAGATAAGGGACAACCTGGAGAGGATGGTAGTAAAGGAACATCTGGCGATAAAGGAGCAACAGGAGAAAATGGTACACAAGGCGATAAAGGAACTAAAGGTATGAAGGGAGAACAAGGATATAAGGGTATGAAAGGAATGCAAGGTATGAAAGGTGTTAAAGGAATGGTAGGATCAAAAGGAACAGATGGTGACAAAGGAGAAAAGGGAACTCTAGGTGACAAAGGTGCTACAGGAAACAAAGGAACACAAGGAGATAAGGGAATGACAGGAAACAAAGGAACAGACGGTGACAAAGGTGAAACCGGAAACAAAGGCGAACAAGGAGAAAAAGGAATGAAGGGAGAGACGGGATATAAAGGTATGAAAGGAATGCAGGGAATGAAAGGCGTCAAAGGAATGACAGGAGATAAAGGCACACAAGGCGATAAAGGAACTGATGGAGACAAAGGAACACAAGGTGATAAGGGAATGACCGGACAAAAAGGAACACAAGGTGACAAAGGAATGGTAGGAACTCAAGGAGACAAAGGAATGAAAGGGGAGAAGGGAACAGAAGGAGATAAAGGAATGACTGGAGAAAAAGGTACGGTATTATTTCAATTGTATTTATGTTTGATGAAAAATAatgcatcttttttttcaaaaacattctaa
- the LOC143050802 gene encoding uncharacterized protein LOC143050802 has product MTGTKGTQGDKGTKGMKGETGYKGMKGMQGMKGVKGMKGSKGTDGDKGTDGDKGTGGDKGMTGEKGTLGDKGMTGEKGTQGDKGQEGPQGAEGPKGMKGETGYKGMKGMQGMKGVKGMKGEKGTVGDKGMTGEKGTQGDKGMTGNKGTTGDKGTQGDKGMSGTQGDKGVKGMKGETGYKGMKGMQGMKGVKGMTGDKGTLGDKGMTGTKGTTGDKGTQGDKGMPGTQGDKGRTGTY; this is encoded by the coding sequence ATGACAGGTACCAAAGGTACACAAGGAGATAAAGGAACTAAAGGAATGAAGGGAGAGACGGGATATAAAGGTATGAAAGGAATGCAGGGAATGAAAGGTGTAAAAGGAATGAAGGGATCAAAAGGAacagatggtgacaagggaactgATGGAGACAAAGGAACTGGGGGAGACAAAGGAATGACCGGCGAAAAAGGAACCTTAGGAGATAAGGGAATGACAGGAGAAAAAGGAACACAAGGAGATAAGGGACAGGAAGGACCACAAGGTGCTGAAGGACCTAAAGGAATGAAGGGAGAGACGGGATATAAAGGCATGAAAGGAATGCAGGGAATGAAAGGGGTAAAAGGAATGAAGGGAGAAAAGGGAACTGTTGGAGACAAAGGAATGACCGGTGAGAAAGGAACACAAGGAGATAAAGGAATGACAGGAAATAAAGGAACAACTGGTGATAAAGGAACCCAAGGAGACAAAGGAATGTCAGGAACTCAGGGTGACAAGGGTGTCAAGGGAATGAAAGGCGAGACAGGATACAAAGGAATGAAGGGAATGCAAGGAATGAAAGGAGTTAAAGGCATGACGGGAGATAAAGGTACACTAGGAGACAAGGGCATGACTGGCACAAAAGGAACTACAGGAGACAAAGGAACACAAGGAGACAAAGGAATGCCAGGAACACAAGGAGATAAAGGAAGAACAGGTACATATTAa